The proteins below come from a single Cytobacillus luteolus genomic window:
- the pstA gene encoding phosphate ABC transporter permease PstA, with product MKYVDSTQVQKRMNSRIFNNNFAKLLFLIATLFGLLVLIILFYRVISQSLGWIDLQFITNKLSTNAEKAGIMGAILGTLWLMLVVAPITMLLGVGTAIYMEEYAKKGKLQSFIQTNISNLAGVPSIVFGLLGLTIFVRGADLGNIVLAGGLTMSLLVLPIVVVASQEAIRAVPNFLKEASYGMGATKWQTIRTVVLPASLPGILTGAILALSRAIGETAPLVVIGIPALLIPLPDSIFDKFTILPMQIYYWTIDSALVAEYANLAAATIVVLLFVLLVMNSIAVIIRNKFQKRY from the coding sequence ATGAAATATGTAGATTCTACTCAAGTACAAAAACGAATGAATTCTCGCATATTTAACAATAATTTTGCAAAACTACTATTTTTAATTGCGACATTATTTGGATTACTTGTGTTAATTATTTTATTTTACCGTGTTATTTCACAGAGTTTGGGATGGATTGATTTACAATTCATTACGAATAAACTTTCAACCAATGCTGAAAAAGCGGGGATTATGGGTGCGATACTTGGAACCCTTTGGTTAATGCTTGTTGTAGCGCCTATAACAATGTTATTGGGTGTGGGTACAGCCATATACATGGAGGAATATGCAAAAAAAGGAAAACTCCAATCATTCATTCAAACAAATATCTCAAACCTGGCTGGTGTTCCTTCAATCGTATTTGGACTATTAGGTTTGACTATTTTTGTAAGAGGTGCTGATTTGGGTAATATCGTTTTAGCTGGTGGTTTAACGATGTCACTTCTTGTTCTGCCGATTGTGGTTGTAGCAAGCCAGGAGGCTATTCGTGCAGTACCTAATTTCTTGAAGGAAGCCTCATATGGAATGGGTGCAACTAAATGGCAAACAATCAGAACAGTTGTGTTACCTGCTTCCTTACCTGGCATTTTAACGGGGGCTATCTTAGCTTTATCAAGAGCAATTGGTGAAACGGCACCACTAGTAGTAATTGGTATTCCTGCATTATTAATTCCTTTACCAGATAGCATTTTTGATAAGTTCACAATTTTACCAATGCAGATTTACTACTGGACAATTGACTCAGCATTAGTTGCTGAATACGCAAATCTTGCTGCAGCTACAATTGTTGTTTTACTTTTTGTGTTATTGGTTATGAATTCAATTGCGGTTATTATCCGTAACAAGTTTCAGAAGAGATATTAA